The genomic DNA CTCCGGCCTGGTCATCCTCTGGCAGTTCCGCCACGCCCTGCCCGAGTCCAGAGAACGGGCCGCGCAGCGGCTCATCGCGCTGTCCTTCTTCGCCCTCGCCGCCTACCTCACCATCGAGGCCGGCCACGCCCTGCTCACCGGCGCACAACCCGAGGACAGCCCGGTCGGCATCGCCCTGGCCGTGGCGTCCCTGGCCGTCATGCCCTTGCTGAGCCGGTGGCAGCGCCGCACCGGCCGCGAGCTCGGCTCGGCCGCCGTCGAGGGCGACGGCACCCAGACGCTGCTGTGCACCTACCTGTCCGCGGTCCTGCTCGTCGGCCTGGTCCTGAACGCCACCCTCGGCTGGTCCTGGGCCGACCCGGTCGCCGCCTTGGTCATCGCCGCCGTCGCCACCCGCGAGGGCTGGGAGAACTGGAACGGCGAGGACTGCTGCGCCCCTGCCGCGCTGACCGCCACTGGCCCCACCGCCGCCGACGACGAGGGTGAGGCCGGAAGCTGCGCCGGCGACGCCTGCTGCACCCCCACCGCCCCGACCACG from Austwickia sp. includes the following:
- a CDS encoding cation transporter — translated: MRRAQLLAAASVAYNLVEGAIAITAGNLAGSSALVGFGLDSLVEVSSGLVILWQFRHALPESRERAAQRLIALSFFALAAYLTIEAGHALLTGAQPEDSPVGIALAVASLAVMPLLSRWQRRTGRELGSAAVEGDGTQTLLCTYLSAVLLVGLVLNATLGWSWADPVAALVIAAVATREGWENWNGEDCCAPAALTATGPTAADDEGEAGSCAGDACCTPTAPTTSDDPQKEGSR